The genomic window aagtttactactaacttcttcaccaaaaaaaaaaaaacataaaaaaaatgtgccgaggttcgaactccggtcatcccacttatccacctcaagggtggaatttctaacGATTAGGggctacttgataaaaaaaataaaattaaaaaggtgttaattttatatttaaccttttatttatttttttacacaatctATTTGAATCCTTAATTCTTAATCtttcatataaatataaaaatataaaaaaatcctTCATATAccgaattaaaaaaatatatattttttaaaataaaaaaacggtgttttttttttgtaaggtacaaaaaaagtattaattttatatttaacctttttttttgtttaacaaTCTTAAAAGATTTGATTTGAATCCTTAATTCTTAATCTTGAGTACCACGTTACTTATTGGAGTGCTATATATAGACCTCTCTCTAACCCTTATTTTCAAAACCCTACTGCTTTCTCTTTGCCTCTATAGTTCTACTGCACGTTCCTCCTTCACAAAGGTAACCTTTTCATCATCGATTCTTAGTTATTTCGTGCTGTTTGGAATTTGTATTTCataacattattatttattagatATTGCTTTGTTTTTTGATTCTGTTCctgattttgtttttcaatttgacCTAGTTTGTTAGAATTTCTGTGCTTGTTAAATTCAAATTCTGAATACacattatgtgataattgttttttgtttatgcATCAGTGGTTTTATTTGTTACTAAAGCTTCAATCTTTTTGCTGAGGGTTTTGTAAAACATGAACATGTGATTATACTATAAAGATGTTTTGTTGAGTTATATATTTCGTGACTGTCTTCGTATCATAATCTGTCTGCTCAATCTGCTGAAACATTGATATTGGATTATTGTATTCTTTTGTTGGTGTGTTGTTGATACTATCTTGTTTTTTTGCTTTAGATTCATACTTATGTATTGTTTTCTTTGTTGAATCGgccgatttttttttgttaccgaTTGTTGATAGTAGGATTTTTGTGATTTCTTTTTTCATGGGATCATACTTATGTACTGTTTTCTTTGTTGAATTGGCAGATCTTGTTGTTGTTTTAAGCTTTTAAGGACACATGGGTAAGGAAAAGGTTCACATTAACATTGTTGTCATTGGCCATGTCGACTCTGGGAAGTCGACTACCACCGGTCACTTGATCTACAAGCTTGGAGGTATTGACAAGCGTGTgattgagaggtttgagaaAGAAGCTGCTGAGATGAACAAGCGTTCATTCAAGTATGCTTGGGTTCTTGACAAGCTCAAGGCTGAACGTGAAAGAGGTATCACAATCGACATTGCTCTCTGGAAGTTTGAGACAACTAAGTACTATTGCACTGTCATTGATGCCCCCGGACACAGGGATTTCATCAAGAACATGATTACTGGAACATCCCAAGCTGATTGTGCTGTTCTCATCATTGATTCCACTACTGGTGGTTTTGAAGCTGGTATTTCTAAAGACGGACAGACCCGTGAACATGCTCTCCTTGCTTTCACTCTTGGTGTCAAGCAAATGATCTGCTGCTGCAACAAGGTATTTAATGTTAACTTATGATGCAAATTtgattgtttttactttttataattAACTTATGATGCAAGTACTAATTTTTTGATCTATCTTGAATAGATGGATGCCACTACACCCAAGTACTCTAAGGGTAGGTATGATGAAATTGTGAAGGAAGTTTCATCCTATTTGAAGAAGGTTGGCTATAACCCAGATAAAATTCCATTTGTTCCCATCTCTGGTTTTGAGGGAGACAACATGATTGAGCGCTCTACCAATCTTGACTGGTACAAAGGTCCAACCCTTCTTGAGGCCCTTGACCAAATCAATGAGCCTAAGAGGCCATCAGACAAGCCCCTCCGATTACCACTTCAGGATGTCTACAAGATTGGAGGAATTGGAACTGTGCCTGTCGGACGTGTTGAGACTGGTTTCTTGAAACCTGGAATGGTGGTGACTTTTGCACCAACTGGACTGACTACTGAAGTCAAGTCGGTGGAGATGCACCATGAAGCTCTCCAAGAGGCCCTTCCCGGTGACAATGTGGGATTCAATGTTAAGAATGTTGCTGTTAAGGATCTCAAGCGTGGTTATGTTGCCTCAAACTCCAAGGATAACCCAGCTAAGGAGGCTGCTAACTTTACCTCTCAAGTGATCATCATGAATCACCCTGGCCAGATTGGAAACGGTTATGCCCCTGTTCTTGACTGCCACACCTCCCACATTGCTGTCAAGTTTGCTGAGCTTGTTACCAAGATCGATAGGCGTTCTGGTAAGGAAATTGAGAAGGAGCCCAAATTCTTGAAGAATGGTGATGCTGGTATCATTAAGATGATTCCCACCAAGCCCATGGTTGCTGAGACTTTCTCTGAATATCCTCCACTCGGCCGTTTTGCTGTCAGAGACATGCGTCAAACTGTGGCTGTTGGAGTCATCAAGGCTGTGGAGAAGAAGGAACCCAGCGGAGGACCCAAGCCCAAGAAGAAGTGAACCATGCAGTCATATTAGTACTTCTATTTTTCATTCAGTTAACTTGTTTTTTAAGTTAAAAGTCAAGTTTGCACCATCATCTCGTAGCTTTTGTTCCCAGAACTAGGTTCTTGATCGAGGGTGGCATGATTActtgatttaattttattttttttggtgtgaacaatttaattttgtaaGCAGCATGTTTCAGGACCTGCTGAATTTGTCTTTTATTTAATATCAACTCTTTTTATTTGTGTGTTTATTCCTTgtgtgttaaatttttttttttttttatcttagcCGTCAGTTGGTAGGCCGCATGGCGCTTTTAACCATGTGGTTGTGGGTTTGATTCCCACATACGACTGTCAACTTTGAAACATATTTTAAGGAATCATTACCGAAAATGTGTGAAGCATTTGTTTAGATCGGAGTAGTATGTGTACCTTGTGCCTACTGGTGGTGGCACTTGCATTGCATAATGCTCTGATTATTTGGTATTCTGGTTTTTTAAATTCTACATTATAAAGTTATGTTTTGATTTGGCTTATTAATATAGACTCTGTTTTTTGAGTCTATGGTGGTGCTAGTTTGAAGGTATTTATCCTCTTGATTTTTCAGCATATAATGTAAACGTACGTGTGGTGTTTATGTGGTAATTTCATGATACTTGGATTGGAAATTTCATGACACTTGGATTGGATTATATATTATACTTGTTCTgtaattcttatttttaagtttgtttttgCTGTATGGGCTATACGGTGCATTTcgtttattaattttattagaaTACTGCTATATAGTACGATATAAATTGCATAAAAATGGCAAGAATGTATAGGTGTCATTCTTTACATACATCAAAGTATATTATCTCCTTCAATAGCAGAAATCAGGCGGTGTGTTGGTATTAAATATACGGCTCAGATCATTTCGCGTGTGTTGGTATTAAATATACGGCTCAGATCATTTCGCATATTTCGTTAGTT from Trifolium pratense cultivar HEN17-A07 linkage group LG1, ARS_RC_1.1, whole genome shotgun sequence includes these protein-coding regions:
- the LOC123919042 gene encoding elongation factor 1-alpha-like, translated to MGKEKVHINIVVIGHVDSGKSTTTGHLIYKLGGIDKRVIERFEKEAAEMNKRSFKYAWVLDKLKAERERGITIDIALWKFETTKYYCTVIDAPGHRDFIKNMITGTSQADCAVLIIDSTTGGFEAGISKDGQTREHALLAFTLGVKQMICCCNKMDATTPKYSKGRYDEIVKEVSSYLKKVGYNPDKIPFVPISGFEGDNMIERSTNLDWYKGPTLLEALDQINEPKRPSDKPLRLPLQDVYKIGGIGTVPVGRVETGFLKPGMVVTFAPTGLTTEVKSVEMHHEALQEALPGDNVGFNVKNVAVKDLKRGYVASNSKDNPAKEAANFTSQVIIMNHPGQIGNGYAPVLDCHTSHIAVKFAELVTKIDRRSGKEIEKEPKFLKNGDAGIIKMIPTKPMVAETFSEYPPLGRFAVRDMRQTVAVGVIKAVEKKEPSGGPKPKKK